A section of the Spirochaetota bacterium genome encodes:
- a CDS encoding molybdopterin-dependent oxidoreductase — protein sequence MKFVNIRFSILLFGLHVIMKIISFRYPLYKKRLKDAPNFTAQIKIRDNSMGRYFTFKDGFTSKKGIHPDPDVIITYYTAEIAVKLLSPPIDYLSTLNAAKEFLMSMEGPDELSSWFIETLGQIMTMGIKYGIDVGNNTKRYVNCTLGGPVFVYVKDGRIIRVTPIEFDRDDAESWTIKARGREFTPPRKATISPFVYASKSLVYSPDRILYPMKRVDFDPKGERNCENRGISGYERISWEEALDIVADEMKRIKREYGQGAILAAPSDHQTFSNIAHYLSTTYRFWNIAGHSRVIQNPTSFEGWYWGAMHHWGYSLRVGMPESYSMVEEALKECEMIVFWSSDPECTSGVYGGGEGTIRRMWAKELGIKMVHIDPYYNHTAALFGGKWLPVRPSSGNALALAIAYVWITEDLYDKDYISKRTTGFDKWKDYILGKDDGIPKTPEWQEKEAGVPPKDVRALAREWASKKTFLSAGGVGNGLGAACRDATGAEWARSMVCLIAMQGLGKPGINMGNLQVGTPIDGSFCFPGYAEGGISGDLQNTGLAFRLINNMPQAVTMNTSNQKIPRLRLPEAILTDEPQSGYMIDPLTIEGQFQKFQYPEPGHARIQMYYRQGSSHIATMTETNRFVKMYRTERLPFVVNQSIWLEGEAKFADIILPACTNFERWDICESGHYLGHSFNILNHRVITMQHKCIEPLGESKPDYEIYYELAKRLGYSAYFSEGMTDLDWCKRYFDATDMPKVTTWKKFLKKGYYVVPAPPEELRPPVSLRWFAEGRKKDTPDMGPLPGDYTDNLLEGLQTQSGKIEFDCSSLKRFDPDDTERPTMTKYVPSWEGHHTKELYDKYPLQLVTPKPRFSIHTNYDGKDSFVNDVKDHRVLVDGYYYWIARINTKDADKRGIKENDLVKVFNDRGAVLCAARITERVSSGAIHACGVSAKYDPVGKPGESPDRGGSMNILTSKRFIAPKTHSAAYNAVLVQIEKWREE from the coding sequence ATGAAATTTGTAAACATTAGATTCTCCATTTTACTCTTTGGTCTTCATGTTATAATGAAAATAATATCATTCAGGTATCCATTGTATAAAAAACGCCTGAAAGATGCGCCGAACTTTACTGCACAGATAAAAATCAGGGATAATTCAATGGGCCGGTATTTTACATTTAAGGACGGCTTCACCTCAAAAAAGGGAATTCATCCTGATCCTGATGTTATCATAACATATTATACTGCTGAGATAGCTGTAAAACTGCTCTCTCCGCCAATAGATTATCTATCCACATTAAATGCTGCAAAAGAATTCCTGATGTCAATGGAGGGACCTGATGAATTATCATCATGGTTTATTGAAACCCTTGGCCAGATAATGACCATGGGAATAAAATATGGTATAGATGTAGGAAACAACACAAAAAGGTATGTAAATTGCACTCTGGGTGGACCGGTCTTTGTTTATGTGAAGGATGGGAGGATAATACGAGTTACACCCATAGAATTTGATAGGGATGACGCTGAATCATGGACTATTAAAGCAAGGGGACGTGAATTTACACCCCCTCGAAAGGCTACGATTTCCCCCTTTGTTTATGCCTCGAAATCGCTTGTATACTCGCCTGACAGGATATTGTACCCGATGAAACGAGTCGACTTTGATCCCAAGGGAGAGCGAAATTGTGAGAATCGAGGGATATCAGGTTATGAAAGAATCAGTTGGGAAGAGGCCCTCGATATTGTGGCTGATGAGATGAAAAGAATCAAAAGAGAATATGGTCAGGGCGCAATCCTGGCTGCCCCCAGTGATCATCAGACCTTTTCGAATATCGCACATTACTTAAGCACTACCTACAGGTTTTGGAATATTGCTGGGCACAGCAGGGTTATTCAGAATCCAACAAGTTTTGAGGGATGGTACTGGGGCGCTATGCACCACTGGGGATACAGCCTTCGTGTCGGCATGCCGGAATCCTACAGCATGGTTGAAGAGGCGCTTAAGGAATGCGAGATGATTGTATTCTGGTCCAGCGATCCGGAATGCACAAGCGGTGTGTATGGCGGAGGGGAAGGCACGATTCGCCGCATGTGGGCCAAAGAGTTAGGCATAAAGATGGTGCATATCGATCCTTACTATAACCACACTGCTGCCCTTTTTGGGGGCAAATGGCTGCCGGTAAGACCATCTTCCGGAAATGCGCTGGCCCTTGCAATCGCCTATGTCTGGATCACAGAAGACCTTTACGACAAGGATTATATATCCAAACGGACGACGGGGTTTGATAAATGGAAAGACTATATACTGGGCAAGGATGATGGTATCCCGAAAACGCCTGAGTGGCAGGAGAAGGAAGCGGGTGTCCCCCCAAAGGACGTCAGGGCCCTTGCCAGGGAATGGGCATCCAAAAAAACCTTCCTGTCCGCCGGCGGTGTTGGAAATGGTCTGGGTGCAGCCTGCCGCGATGCCACTGGAGCAGAATGGGCCAGATCAATGGTCTGTCTCATTGCCATGCAGGGACTCGGCAAACCTGGAATCAATATGGGCAATCTCCAGGTGGGCACACCCATTGACGGCAGTTTTTGCTTCCCGGGTTATGCGGAGGGTGGAATCAGCGGTGATTTGCAGAATACAGGCCTGGCCTTTCGCCTTATCAACAATATGCCACAGGCGGTTACGATGAATACATCCAACCAGAAAATACCAAGATTGAGGCTTCCTGAGGCAATACTCACAGATGAGCCACAATCCGGATATATGATCGATCCACTCACCATAGAGGGTCAATTCCAGAAATTTCAGTATCCCGAACCCGGACATGCGAGGATACAGATGTATTACAGGCAGGGCAGCTCACATATTGCCACAATGACCGAGACAAATCGATTTGTTAAGATGTACAGGACAGAGAGGCTTCCCTTTGTTGTAAACCAATCCATCTGGCTTGAGGGCGAGGCCAAGTTTGCTGATATTATTCTACCAGCGTGCACAAATTTTGAGCGTTGGGATATCTGTGAATCCGGTCATTATCTCGGTCATTCCTTTAATATTCTCAATCATCGCGTTATTACGATGCAACACAAGTGTATTGAGCCCTTGGGAGAATCTAAACCGGATTATGAAATCTACTACGAACTTGCAAAGAGATTGGGTTATAGCGCATATTTCTCCGAAGGCATGACAGATTTGGACTGGTGCAAGAGGTATTTCGATGCAACTGACATGCCCAAGGTTACCACATGGAAGAAATTCCTAAAGAAGGGCTACTATGTTGTCCCTGCCCCTCCGGAAGAACTCAGACCACCGGTATCTTTGAGATGGTTTGCGGAGGGGAGAAAGAAGGACACTCCGGATATGGGTCCCCTGCCGGGAGATTATACTGATAATTTACTGGAGGGTCTGCAGACGCAATCCGGAAAGATCGAGTTTGATTGTTCAAGCCTAAAAAGATTCGATCCAGATGATACTGAAAGACCAACAATGACAAAGTATGTCCCTTCATGGGAAGGTCATCATACTAAAGAGCTCTATGATAAATATCCATTACAATTGGTAACCCCGAAGCCGCGCTTTAGCATACATACCAATTATGATGGGAAAGACAGTTTTGTGAACGATGTTAAGGATCATCGTGTTCTTGTTGATGGTTATTATTACTGGATTGCAAGAATCAATACAAAGGATGCAGACAAAAGGGGCATCAAGGAAAACGATCTTGTCAAGGTTTTCAATGATCGGGGAGCGGTTCTCTGCGCTGCAAGGATTACTGAGCGCGTCTCCTCCGGGGCGATTCATGCATGTGGAGTATCCGCAAAGTATGATCCAGTGGGCAAACCAGGGGAATCCCCGGATCGTGGGGGGTCTATGAATATTCTAACATCCAAGCGCTTTATTGCGCCAAAGACACATTCAGCGGCCTACAATGCGGTCCTTGTACAAATTGAGAAGTGGAGGGAGGAATAG
- a CDS encoding 4Fe-4S dicluster domain-containing protein, whose translation MKKWNLIIDISKCSDCNNCFLSNKDEYVDNDYPPYSVAQPKHGHRWINVMRKERGHGGLMDVAYMTLLCMHCDDAPCIKEANNGAVYKRRDGIVIIDPIKARGQKDIVSSCPYGVVYWNEEKQVAQKWIFDAHLLDAGWEEPRCVQSCYTGALRSLYVEDSEMQKIVKAEGLEVFHPEYNTRPRVYYKNFYLFNKCFIAGSIAYQHDGIADCAEGAKVALLQDSRLIDELVTDNFGDFKFDRLDENSGKYVLEILYKDYDKRTMDVDLKTSVYLGDIYL comes from the coding sequence ATGAAAAAATGGAACCTGATAATAGATATATCAAAATGCTCTGATTGTAATAACTGTTTCCTTTCCAATAAGGATGAATATGTTGATAACGATTATCCACCCTATTCAGTAGCCCAACCAAAGCATGGGCATAGATGGATAAATGTTATGCGTAAGGAGCGGGGTCATGGAGGTTTGATGGATGTTGCATATATGACTCTGCTTTGTATGCATTGTGATGATGCCCCCTGCATAAAGGAGGCGAATAATGGGGCGGTATACAAAAGAAGGGATGGCATAGTAATTATTGATCCGATTAAAGCCAGAGGTCAGAAGGATATTGTTAGTTCATGCCCCTATGGTGTTGTTTATTGGAATGAGGAAAAGCAGGTTGCTCAGAAATGGATATTTGACGCGCATCTTTTGGATGCGGGATGGGAGGAGCCTAGATGCGTGCAATCATGTTATACGGGCGCACTGCGTTCACTATATGTTGAGGACTCTGAAATGCAAAAGATCGTGAAGGCTGAAGGGCTGGAGGTGTTCCATCCTGAATACAACACAAGGCCGCGAGTATATTATAAAAATTTTTATCTATTCAACAAGTGTTTCATCGCTGGCAGTATCGCTTACCAGCATGATGGGATAGCGGACTGCGCAGAGGGGGCCAAGGTGGCGTTACTCCAAGATTCAAGGTTAATAGATGAGCTAGTGACGGATAATTTCGGTGATTTTAAATTTGACAGACTCGATGAAAACAGCGGAAAGTATGTTCTTGAGATATTATACAAGGATTATGATAAAAGGACAATGGATGTGGACTTAAAGACCAGCGTATATTTAGGAGACATCTATTTGTGA
- a CDS encoding formylmethanofuran dehydrogenase subunit E family protein codes for MTKSEPLIPHDVGCYGRKNIEEYMNICAYRFDEYADIVKSFHGSLAPGILVGGFMIDLAMNNLPEGDYFDVICETQACLPDAVQLLTPCTIGNGWLRIVDFGRFALIFYNKYSGIGVRIYLDIERLDDWTEIRSWFLKEKPKKEQDLDLLITQIKEAGHRIYGIQRVKLKPEFIEGSKKTKKPVAICDLCHEAFKANPDNVCPACRGESPYRLLDQEIK; via the coding sequence TTGACAAAGTCAGAACCGCTTATTCCCCATGACGTTGGTTGCTATGGTAGAAAAAATATTGAGGAATATATGAATATCTGTGCCTATAGGTTTGATGAATATGCCGACATTGTAAAATCTTTTCATGGGAGTTTAGCCCCAGGTATCCTGGTCGGAGGCTTTATGATAGACCTGGCAATGAATAATCTTCCTGAGGGAGATTATTTTGATGTTATCTGCGAGACACAGGCCTGCCTTCCGGATGCAGTGCAGCTTTTGACTCCATGTACAATCGGCAATGGCTGGCTAAGGATTGTAGATTTTGGTCGATTTGCTTTAATCTTTTATAATAAATATTCCGGAATTGGGGTTCGCATATATCTTGATATTGAAAGGTTGGATGACTGGACTGAGATTAGAAGCTGGTTTTTAAAGGAAAAACCGAAGAAGGAACAGGACCTTGACCTTCTCATTACGCAAATCAAGGAAGCGGGGCATAGAATTTATGGCATTCAACGAGTTAAATTGAAGCCTGAGTTCATAGAGGGCAGCAAGAAGACAAAAAAACCGGTTGCTATTTGTGATTTATGCCATGAAGCATTTAAAGCAAATCCAGATAATGTCTGCCCTGCTTGCAGGGGCGAATCACCATACAGGCTATTGGACCAGGAGATTAAATAA
- a CDS encoding CoA-binding protein → MTEQIIEQLDSIFKPRSVAIIGASNNPAKWGGMVLQQAISSKFRGDIYPINPKEKEVFGLKAYPDVLDIPSNIDLAVFTVPAAHMPKIMGNCIKKGVKGGVIITADFAETGERGKALEDETVRIAKSGGLRFIGPNGNGLWTSAVGLNVSPFPQPGHGPMAFISQSGTFRFVAAQVAGIRGFGISKSISIGNQADLQIADFLEYLAQDDDTRVICLYVEGLKDGRRFFNVARRVSRIKPIIIFKGGSSTIGAKATLSHTASIAGSDEIFDAMCQQAGLIRVDEIGHLFIMAEALFSQPLPKGKRVAIIGNGGQGVTMVDKLVSWGVEIPELNESDKQRLKGIMPPHAPIPNNPIDFAAGTMETMDEVRIVEMIASIDYIDGIITNVPFAMSFQPSLAEQKKSVISAIDIFSNLPEKYGKPIITQKWMEQSNVSDILKSKKIPMFDSTEDCSRAMHALVKYAEIKKRIGI, encoded by the coding sequence TTGACAGAACAAATTATCGAACAACTTGATTCAATATTCAAACCAAGATCAGTTGCAATAATTGGCGCGAGCAACAATCCTGCGAAATGGGGTGGAATGGTTTTACAACAGGCCATATCATCTAAGTTCCGCGGAGATATTTATCCAATAAATCCAAAGGAAAAAGAGGTATTCGGACTTAAAGCCTACCCTGACGTGCTCGATATTCCCAGCAATATTGACTTAGCCGTTTTTACTGTGCCTGCTGCTCATATGCCAAAGATTATGGGAAACTGCATTAAGAAGGGCGTGAAGGGAGGGGTGATAATTACGGCAGATTTTGCTGAAACTGGCGAGAGGGGCAAAGCGCTGGAGGATGAAACAGTAAGAATAGCAAAATCAGGGGGATTGCGATTTATAGGCCCAAATGGAAATGGGTTATGGACCTCTGCTGTTGGATTGAATGTGTCCCCCTTTCCTCAACCTGGTCATGGGCCAATGGCATTTATTAGCCAGAGCGGCACCTTTCGTTTTGTCGCTGCACAAGTTGCCGGCATCAGGGGCTTTGGCATCAGTAAATCTATCAGCATTGGAAATCAGGCTGATCTACAGATAGCAGATTTCCTTGAATATCTTGCTCAGGATGATGACACAAGGGTAATATGCCTCTATGTTGAAGGGTTAAAGGATGGCAGAAGGTTTTTCAATGTAGCTAGAAGGGTGTCTAGGATTAAACCTATCATAATATTCAAGGGTGGGAGTTCAACGATTGGGGCAAAAGCTACTTTATCACATACAGCTTCTATTGCCGGCTCAGATGAAATCTTTGATGCAATGTGTCAACAAGCCGGACTGATAAGAGTTGATGAGATTGGACACCTATTTATTATGGCAGAGGCCTTGTTTAGTCAGCCCCTACCCAAGGGGAAGAGGGTTGCAATAATCGGCAATGGCGGGCAGGGTGTAACAATGGTTGATAAACTCGTATCATGGGGTGTTGAAATCCCTGAATTAAACGAAAGCGATAAACAGAGGCTAAAGGGGATAATGCCTCCGCATGCGCCAATCCCCAACAATCCTATCGATTTTGCGGCTGGAACCATGGAAACAATGGATGAAGTTAGAATAGTTGAAATGATCGCCTCAATCGACTACATTGATGGCATAATCACAAATGTACCATTCGCAATGAGCTTTCAGCCATCATTAGCAGAGCAGAAGAAGTCGGTGATTTCTGCAATTGATATCTTCAGTAATCTCCCAGAGAAATACGGCAAACCGATTATTACTCAAAAGTGGATGGAACAATCAAATGTTTCAGATATTCTAAAAAGCAAAAAAATACCTATGTTTGACTCCACTGAAGATTGTAGTCGAGCTATGCACGCGCTTGTTAAATACGCTGAGATAAAGAAGAGAATAGGAATATAG
- a CDS encoding DUF5615 family PIN-like protein has translation MRFIVDECAEPVVAQWLRKHNHEVFSIFDAARGMEHEKIIRKANKDKWMLITNDKDFGERLFRDGKLHNGIILLRLQDERSSMKIHV, from the coding sequence ATGCGGTTTATTGTGGATGAATGCGCTGAACCAGTTGTTGCACAATGGCTGCGTAAACATAATCATGAAGTTTTCTCAATATTCGATGCTGCAAGAGGAATGGAACATGAAAAAATTATCAGGAAAGCAAACAAAGATAAATGGATGCTAATAACTAATGATAAAGATTTTGGAGAAAGGCTTTTCAGAGATGGCAAACTTCATAATGGCATCATTCTGCTTCGTCTTCAAGATGAAAGGTCTTCCATGAAAATTCACGTGTGA
- a CDS encoding toll/interleukin-1 receptor domain-containing protein: MARIFISHRSCDTTEAERLAIELRNTGHDVWIDKWMIDIGNSITQKMNEGLEIADYVIVCYSSQGIMSPWMSIEWLTTLARQLDGVGVKILPVILSGDRIPAILSGIKYADLRSNWSEGMSEILRAIGT, from the coding sequence TTGGCCAGAATATTCATAAGCCACCGTTCTTGTGACACAACTGAAGCTGAAAGATTGGCTATCGAATTGAGAAACACGGGACATGATGTTTGGATTGATAAATGGATGATAGATATTGGGAATTCGATCACACAAAAAATGAACGAAGGTCTCGAAATCGCAGATTACGTTATTGTTTGTTACTCTTCACAAGGAATAATGTCTCCTTGGATGAGCATTGAATGGCTTACAACACTTGCCAGACAACTTGATGGCGTTGGTGTAAAAATCCTACCGGTTATCCTTTCTGGTGACCGAATACCAGCAATTCTATCAGGCATAAAGTATGCTGATTTGAGGTCAAACTGGTCAGAAGGAATGAGTGAAATACTCCGAGCTATTGGTACATAA
- a CDS encoding tetratricopeptide repeat protein, producing the protein MEKGVLTRAGVLLFGNNPFIIFPSSIINLTVYLGNDQTADSKTNRYRGTIHKQIIETVDTIYEEIDKWETITNESALAKTVFAYPIKCIREIVANSVVHRDYEDEGRKVHVRLFSDRLEVINPGRWYSVSLPQGKFVSLDTLITSGSVKRNSRLSEILSWTKLFEGEACGIPRAIKDCEEKDAPIPIVKEENGFVTVIIRPGKKIIIDSDIHVHSQSTKLPKILTTKNPTISPDKIIGRSGELENLHKRLFENRQVVLVNGLGGIGKTTIAQAYIGKYWDEYYHIAWISQTSEDIVNDVINTEGLMPNLNIQSQGKEPRQLFNEIINGLNRIQAGPNLLIIDNANADLCEWYDYLPRQPEWHILATSREKIEKFDVQELGFLSLDDAVQLFESHYTHGKISRGEIEELVTTVDLHTLTIEILAKTAQMQRTHINQLKEAIENDLKTNVYVHRKGDKIERVTSYLSSNFTMSKLTENEIWLLKQFTCLPPEFHDYELLKELIKPEQSEMDDSFSQTIEELYVKGWLLKNQNPDSFKMHRIIADVTKKQQNIHIADVLPLMESVTEKLSIDQTKDNPVHKFPWIPFGKTLLGIFPDCSDAKISHLQNNLALALKALGDYEGAKELLKRAMRSAEKNFGPHHPATAVSYSNLATVLKDLGDYEGAKGLLEKAMRSDEKNFGADHPSTARSYSNLALVLQDLGDYEGAKGLLEKAMRSDEKNFGADHPITAVRYSNLATVLKDLGDYEGAKGLLEKAMRSDEKNLGADHPTTAVSYSNLASVLQDLGDYEGAKGLLEKAMRSAEKNFGADHPTTAVRYSNLALVLQDLGDYEGAKGLLEKAMRSAEKNFGADHPTTAVSYSNLASVLQDLGDYEGAKGLLEKAMRSDEKNFGADHPTTAVRYSNLATVLKDLGDYEGAKGLLEKAMRSDEKNFGADHPTTAVSYSNLALVLQDLGDYEGAKGLLEKAMRSDEKNLGADHPTTAVSYSNLATVLKDLGDYKRALALSEKAVNILTGALPQGHPNIKIVSNIHESIKQQIQKEG; encoded by the coding sequence ATGGAAAAAGGGGTTTTGACTAGAGCTGGTGTTCTGCTATTTGGTAACAATCCTTTCATCATATTTCCTTCGTCTATTATTAACTTAACGGTATATTTGGGCAACGATCAAACAGCAGATTCAAAAACTAATAGATATCGCGGTACCATCCATAAACAAATAATTGAAACTGTCGATACTATCTATGAGGAAATTGATAAGTGGGAGACAATAACCAATGAAAGCGCTCTTGCAAAAACGGTTTTTGCCTACCCAATTAAATGTATACGGGAGATTGTTGCAAATTCAGTTGTGCATAGAGATTATGAAGATGAGGGCCGTAAAGTTCATGTCAGGTTATTTTCAGACCGGTTGGAAGTCATAAATCCCGGTAGGTGGTACTCGGTTAGTCTGCCCCAAGGTAAATTTGTTTCACTTGACACACTAATAACATCAGGATCAGTAAAAAGAAATTCACGTCTGTCAGAGATACTGTCTTGGACAAAACTGTTTGAAGGGGAGGCTTGTGGTATTCCCAGGGCTATTAAAGATTGCGAAGAGAAAGACGCACCTATTCCAATCGTAAAAGAAGAAAACGGATTTGTTACTGTCATTATACGTCCAGGCAAAAAGATAATAATAGACAGTGATATTCACGTTCATTCCCAGAGCACCAAACTTCCCAAAATCCTTACGACCAAAAACCCTACAATCTCGCCCGACAAAATCATAGGCCGAAGTGGCGAATTAGAAAATTTGCATAAGCGTTTGTTCGAAAACAGGCAGGTGGTGCTGGTGAACGGTTTGGGAGGCATTGGCAAAACCACTATAGCTCAAGCGTACATAGGCAAATACTGGGATGAATACTATCATATCGCCTGGATTAGCCAGACTTCGGAGGATATTGTTAATGACGTTATTAATACCGAAGGGCTGATGCCCAATCTGAACATACAAAGCCAGGGTAAAGAGCCAAGACAGCTCTTTAATGAAATAATCAATGGACTGAACAGGATTCAAGCCGGGCCCAATCTCTTGATAATTGATAATGCCAATGCTGATTTATGCGAATGGTATGATTATTTGCCGCGTCAGCCGGAGTGGCATATTTTGGCGACTTCAAGGGAGAAGATAGAAAAATTTGATGTACAAGAACTAGGATTTTTATCCCTGGACGATGCTGTTCAATTGTTTGAAAGTCATTATACGCATGGTAAAATAAGCAGGGGAGAGATAGAAGAGCTTGTAACAACAGTGGATTTACACACATTGACCATTGAGATCTTAGCAAAAACAGCACAAATGCAACGGACACACATAAACCAACTAAAAGAAGCAATTGAAAACGACTTAAAAACAAATGTATATGTACACCGCAAGGGCGACAAAATTGAAAGGGTTACCTCCTATTTAAGCTCCAATTTTACAATGAGCAAATTAACAGAAAATGAAATCTGGCTGCTAAAACAATTTACATGCCTGCCGCCAGAATTCCATGACTATGAACTCTTAAAGGAATTGATAAAACCCGAACAGAGCGAAATGGATGATAGTTTTTCCCAGACAATAGAAGAGCTGTATGTTAAAGGATGGCTGCTTAAAAATCAAAATCCGGACAGCTTTAAAATGCATCGGATAATTGCTGATGTTACAAAGAAACAACAAAACATACACATTGCTGATGTGCTGCCTCTAATGGAAAGTGTGACAGAAAAATTAAGCATAGACCAAACCAAAGACAACCCTGTTCATAAATTCCCATGGATACCCTTTGGCAAAACTTTGCTGGGTATTTTCCCGGACTGTAGCGATGCTAAAATTTCGCACCTGCAAAATAATCTGGCATTAGCGCTTAAAGCCCTTGGCGATTATGAAGGGGCAAAAGAGTTGTTGAAAAGAGCCATGCGTTCAGCAGAGAAGAACTTTGGCCCTCACCATCCCGCAACCGCGGTGAGTTATTCTAATCTGGCAACCGTGCTTAAAGACCTTGGCGATTATGAAGGAGCCAAAGGCTTGTTGGAAAAAGCCATGCGTTCAGATGAGAAGAACTTTGGCGCTGACCATCCATCAACGGCTCGGAGTTATTCTAATCTGGCATTAGTGCTTCAAGACCTTGGCGATTATGAAGGAGCCAAAGGCTTGTTGGAAAAAGCCATGCGTTCAGATGAGAAGAACTTTGGCGCTGACCATCCTATAACCGCGGTTCGTTATTCTAATCTGGCAACCGTGCTTAAAGACCTTGGCGATTATGAAGGAGCCAAAGGCTTGTTGGAAAAAGCCATGCGTTCAGATGAGAAGAACCTTGGCGCTGACCATCCCACAACCGCGGTGAGTTATTCTAATCTGGCAAGCGTGCTTCAAGACCTTGGCGATTATGAAGGAGCCAAAGGCTTGTTGGAAAAAGCCATGCGTTCAGCAGAGAAGAACTTTGGCGCTGACCATCCTACAACCGCGGTTCGTTATTCTAATCTGGCATTAGTGCTTCAAGACCTTGGCGATTATGAAGGAGCCAAAGGCTTGTTGGAAAAAGCCATGCGTTCAGCAGAGAAGAACTTTGGCGCTGACCATCCCACAACCGCGGTGAGTTATTCTAATCTGGCAAGCGTGCTTCAAGACCTTGGCGATTATGAAGGAGCCAAAGGCTTGTTGGAAAAAGCCATGCGTTCAGATGAGAAGAACTTTGGCGCTGACCATCCCACAACCGCGGTTCGTTATTCTAATCTGGCAACCGTGCTTAAAGACCTTGGCGATTATGAAGGAGCCAAAGGCTTGTTGGAAAAAGCCATGCGTTCAGATGAGAAGAACTTTGGCGCTGACCATCCCACAACCGCGGTGAGTTATTCTAATCTGGCATTAGTGCTTCAAGACCTTGGTGATTATGAAGGCGCCAAAGGCTTGTTGGAAAAAGCCATGCGTTCAGATGAAAAGAACCTTGGCGCTGACCATCCCACAACCGCGGTGAGTTATTCTAATCTGGCAACCGTGCTTAAAGACCTTGGCGATTATAAGCGAGCTTTGGCATTATCAGAAAAGGCGGTGAATATTCTTACAGGAGCGTTACCCCAGGGTCATCCAAATATTAAAATTGTATCTAATATCCATGAATCAATAAAGCAACAGATTCAGAAGGAAGGGTGA